From Oligoflexia bacterium, a single genomic window includes:
- a CDS encoding M23 family metallopeptidase, protein MKKKKKSTVFTFMFIPERHWGVKKWIVSRKWLKNAAIALSCFAFLSALSITYSVRNLAKSFSQVKSEDRIELLENKIRVLKTELYEAQATLARLDTFEQKLRTMARIEKSNLAIGPLTVEEQNIIDHKQEMPLDFSQVGEINDDDFNALEMTAKNIQRKANIREQSLQHLYELLRDQSSLIAATPSIWPVRGWVSSHYGKRISPFTGQVKHHYGVDIPAPTGTKVMAAADGVVIKVGTDGGYGKMISIRHGYGMVTRYGHNSKNLVQVGQKVKRGEVIAEVGSTGRSTGPHLHYEVRINGVPVNPAKYMVD, encoded by the coding sequence ATGAAAAAAAAGAAAAAAAGTACGGTTTTTACCTTCATGTTTATTCCGGAGCGCCATTGGGGCGTTAAAAAGTGGATTGTTAGCAGAAAATGGTTAAAAAACGCAGCAATAGCCTTATCTTGTTTTGCTTTTCTTTCTGCATTATCTATTACTTACAGTGTAAGGAATTTAGCTAAGTCGTTTTCTCAGGTAAAAAGCGAAGATCGTATTGAGCTTTTAGAAAATAAAATAAGAGTTTTAAAAACAGAATTGTATGAAGCACAAGCTACTTTGGCTCGACTAGACACCTTTGAACAAAAGTTAAGAACCATGGCTCGTATTGAAAAAAGCAACCTTGCCATTGGACCGTTAACCGTTGAAGAACAAAATATTATTGATCATAAGCAAGAGATGCCTTTAGACTTTTCACAAGTGGGTGAAATCAATGACGATGATTTTAATGCCCTAGAAATGACAGCAAAGAACATACAAAGAAAAGCAAATATAAGAGAACAAAGCTTGCAGCATTTGTATGAATTATTGAGAGACCAAAGTTCGTTGATTGCAGCAACACCATCGATTTGGCCTGTTCGTGGATGGGTTTCGTCGCATTATGGTAAAAGAATTTCACCTTTTACTGGACAAGTTAAACATCATTATGGAGTGGATATTCCTGCACCTACAGGAACAAAAGTTATGGCAGCTGCTGATGGGGTTGTTATTAAAGTAGGTACTGATGGTGGTTATGGAAAAATGATAAGTATTCGTCACGGTTATGGTATGGTCACCCGCTACGGTCATAATTCAAAAAATTTAGTCCAAGTAGGCCAAAAAGTGAAGCGTGGAGAAGTTATTGCTGAAGTCGGAAGTACAGGGCGTTCTACTGGCCCTCACCTTCATTATGAAGTGAGAATTAACGGGGTTCCAGTTAACCCTGCAAAATATATGGTTGACTAA
- a CDS encoding DUF4397 domain-containing protein, with protein MRYFSLLCLCIVSILGNSCSQSDAYKLRTFHASPNLGAFNLVVDDKEHANELSYGDVTDYKTVDKEILDYKGYDEQQDLIFAISHTFSKEGNYTLAVAGQSDNLDFIIIDDETVDLDSNKVAMRFWNGVQSSPAYDIYVTLPETNLNETSIDFSNFDYATASTYLKLSSGNYRIRITEPGSTVITVADETLSFSAGKVYTFALIEKAGGGTPYQLVMLDDD; from the coding sequence ATGCGTTATTTTAGTTTGCTTTGTTTATGTATTGTTTCTATTCTTGGAAATTCATGCAGTCAAAGTGATGCCTATAAACTAAGAACCTTTCACGCTAGTCCAAATCTTGGAGCATTTAACTTGGTTGTAGATGATAAAGAGCATGCCAATGAATTGAGCTATGGAGATGTTACAGACTATAAAACAGTAGATAAAGAAATTCTAGATTATAAAGGCTACGATGAACAGCAAGACTTAATCTTTGCTATATCACATACTTTTAGTAAGGAAGGTAATTATACATTAGCAGTAGCTGGTCAAAGCGACAATCTAGATTTTATTATTATAGATGATGAAACGGTTGATTTAGATAGCAATAAAGTAGCCATGCGCTTTTGGAATGGTGTCCAGTCAAGCCCTGCATATGATATTTATGTGACTCTGCCTGAGACTAATTTAAATGAAACATCGATAGATTTTTCAAATTTTGATTATGCAACAGCGTCTACGTATTTAAAATTATCTTCCGGGAACTACCGAATAAGAATAACAGAGCCTGGAAGTACAGTGATTACTGTAGCTGATGAAACCCTTAGTTTTTCAGCGGGTAAAGTTTATACTTTTGCTCTTATTGAAAAAGCCGGTGGCGGAACTCCTTACCAACTGGTTATGTTGGATGACGATTAG
- the recN gene encoding DNA repair protein RecN, with product MLTWIKIQDLAIISQAYVDFKTGLNVLTGETGAGKSILIDSIEFLSGKRASSLDVRHGSPYAVIEGSLQISSEGSKIWQIMEELGLPLSDNEIHLKRVISANGKSKAFVNLSPCTVGTLAELAKHWLDMTGQHSQSQLADEKNYINLLDQFCNHAQLISSYQQNFNQLKQIDHEIAMLKVQQKTFAQEKDFLEYQYSELEKAKLESGELEKIAEEEKVVKNAEQLAENIQTATELIDDNGGILDQINKLSSVMQKMKKITQDSKTQNILEQLSIVTEPLNQISLELSLLQNTLEFEPEKVESINQRLSTLQSIKRKYGSIDTAIAERDRLKELLGRHMDLEASFAELYKSKKDILKTCAQQALEIQQNRKKYGEVFADKVSNELKKLGMDQAEFHVDVIANEEGIWDEESKKFFSSNGVDQVTFMFSPNLGEGKKPLDTIASGGELSRVLLAIKSIAALEQGNEKVFLFDEVDAGIGGETAERVGIHLKQLSFSSQVLCVTHLAQVACYADHHLYIEKQAKEGRTQALVKSLSTEDQKQEIARMIGGINITPKVIEHASELLNRKNEM from the coding sequence ATGCTGACATGGATTAAAATTCAAGATTTAGCGATAATTTCTCAAGCCTATGTTGATTTTAAAACGGGGCTAAATGTATTAACGGGTGAAACGGGTGCAGGAAAGTCTATCTTAATAGACTCTATTGAATTTTTATCTGGCAAACGGGCATCATCTTTGGATGTCAGGCATGGGTCACCCTATGCAGTGATTGAGGGAAGTTTGCAAATTTCTTCAGAAGGCTCCAAAATTTGGCAGATTATGGAAGAACTGGGCTTGCCCTTGAGTGACAATGAGATTCACCTTAAAAGGGTGATTTCTGCCAATGGTAAGAGTAAAGCTTTTGTTAACTTAAGCCCCTGTACGGTAGGTACTTTGGCTGAACTGGCCAAGCATTGGTTGGATATGACGGGGCAGCATAGCCAAAGTCAGTTGGCGGATGAAAAAAACTATATTAATTTGCTTGATCAATTCTGTAACCATGCTCAGCTAATAAGCAGTTATCAGCAAAATTTTAATCAATTAAAACAAATTGATCATGAAATTGCTATGTTAAAAGTTCAGCAAAAAACCTTTGCTCAAGAGAAAGATTTCTTAGAATATCAGTATAGTGAGTTAGAAAAAGCCAAACTTGAGTCAGGTGAGCTAGAGAAGATCGCAGAAGAGGAAAAAGTTGTTAAAAATGCTGAACAGTTAGCTGAAAACATTCAAACAGCAACAGAACTGATTGATGATAATGGCGGTATTTTAGACCAAATCAATAAATTGTCTTCTGTCATGCAGAAGATGAAAAAAATTACACAAGATAGTAAAACTCAAAATATTTTGGAACAGTTGTCTATTGTTACAGAGCCGTTAAATCAAATTTCATTAGAGCTGTCTTTGTTACAAAATACGCTGGAATTTGAACCTGAAAAAGTAGAATCTATTAATCAACGTTTATCAACATTGCAAAGTATAAAAAGAAAGTACGGTAGTATTGATACAGCTATTGCTGAGAGAGACCGATTAAAAGAATTGCTTGGTAGGCATATGGATTTAGAAGCGAGTTTTGCTGAATTGTATAAATCTAAAAAAGATATTTTAAAGACCTGCGCACAACAAGCTCTGGAAATTCAGCAAAATCGGAAAAAGTACGGAGAAGTTTTTGCAGATAAAGTGAGTAATGAGCTTAAAAAACTAGGCATGGATCAGGCAGAATTTCACGTGGATGTTATTGCTAATGAAGAGGGTATCTGGGACGAAGAAAGTAAAAAGTTTTTTTCTTCCAATGGGGTTGATCAAGTAACATTTATGTTTTCACCAAACTTAGGAGAAGGTAAAAAACCTCTAGATACAATTGCTTCTGGCGGTGAACTATCAAGAGTATTATTGGCAATCAAGAGTATTGCTGCGTTAGAACAAGGTAATGAAAAGGTGTTTTTATTTGATGAAGTTGATGCAGGTATTGGTGGAGAAACTGCTGAGCGAGTAGGTATTCATCTCAAACAGTTGTCATTTAGCTCGCAAGTTCTATGTGTAACACATTTAGCTCAAGTGGCTTGTTATGCAGACCATCATTTATATATTGAAAAACAAGCTAAAGAAGGTAGAACTCAAGCATTGGTTAAAAGTCTCTCTACAGAAGATCAGAAACAAGAGATTGCACGCATGATTGGTGGAATAAATATTACGCCTAAAGTGATTGAACATGCCAGTGAACTGTTGAATCGTAAGAATGAAATGTAA
- a CDS encoding heme-dependent peroxidase has protein sequence MKKMSYQQAECVVPETFEGWATLHLMYTMDWRKWSLLSDNEKHQNLLQLQHFLEKNISLDNQAGHSAMFAQLGHKGDLLLLHFRKSLEELKKVENDFALLGVSDFLKKSNSYVSYVELGMYAFTHKLHHELLEQKIEYASEAWQQAWTENMKDQADRLHNRLFTPIPEQPYLCFYPMNKLRNDVNNWYTVPFEKRQAMMHEHGMIGRKYAGKVNQIITGSIGFDDWEWGVDLFADDPIVFKKLIYEMRYDEASALYGEFGPFYIAYRLKPNDLEGFFVD, from the coding sequence ATGAAAAAAATGAGTTATCAACAAGCGGAATGTGTGGTACCAGAAACTTTTGAAGGTTGGGCAACGTTACACTTAATGTATACTATGGACTGGCGCAAGTGGTCACTTTTGAGTGACAACGAAAAACATCAAAACTTATTACAACTGCAACATTTTTTAGAAAAAAACATCTCCCTTGATAATCAAGCGGGACACAGTGCTATGTTTGCTCAGCTTGGTCACAAAGGTGATTTGCTGCTGCTGCATTTTCGTAAAAGTTTGGAAGAGTTGAAGAAGGTTGAAAATGATTTTGCTTTATTAGGGGTTTCAGATTTTCTAAAAAAGAGTAACTCCTATGTATCATATGTAGAGTTGGGGATGTATGCATTTACGCATAAGTTGCATCATGAGCTTTTAGAGCAAAAAATTGAGTATGCATCAGAAGCCTGGCAACAAGCTTGGACTGAGAATATGAAAGATCAAGCAGATCGTTTGCATAATAGGCTGTTTACGCCAATTCCTGAGCAACCGTATTTATGTTTTTATCCCATGAATAAGCTACGCAATGATGTTAACAATTGGTACACGGTTCCTTTTGAAAAACGTCAGGCAATGATGCATGAACACGGCATGATTGGTCGTAAATATGCGGGCAAAGTCAATCAGATTATTACTGGCAGCATTGGTTTTGATGATTGGGAGTGGGGCGTAGATTTATTTGCCGATGACCCCATTGTATTTAAAAAACTCATTTATGAAATGCGTTATGATGAAGCCAGTGCTTTGTATGGTGAGTTTGGCCCATTTTATATTGCCTATAGACTTAAGCCCAATGATCTTGAAGGCTTTTTTGTAGATTAA
- a CDS encoding NAD(P)H-dependent glycerol-3-phosphate dehydrogenase, which yields MNILVLGTGSWGTALASVLAKNGNNVLMWSRNSAQVDHLKKHSNNTTYHPNISLPSNIAYTSKHTFKEYFDIIVYACPSHAVNNILSKLELNMNGQTIFVSTAKGIDNTSLKTVSQSLVDLYGMDWLKNYFATLSGPSFAHDVIRQKPTAVTVATYNYDTAIKVQEAFHCPTFHTYRTDDVIGVELAGALKNVIAIAAGVCDGLELGPSARSALITRGLAEIIKIGLALGAKVETFSGLAGLGDLLLTCTSDLSRNRRVGKMIASGLSLRQTIKQLGQVAEGIRTTKSAYKLLNQHDIQSVIIKQIYLAIYEDKPLKDALNTILYQDAEQEI from the coding sequence ATGAATATTTTGGTTTTAGGCACAGGAAGTTGGGGAACAGCTTTAGCTAGTGTCTTAGCAAAAAATGGCAATAATGTCTTAATGTGGAGTAGAAACTCCGCACAGGTTGACCATCTTAAAAAACATTCAAATAACACCACCTATCATCCTAATATTAGCTTGCCCAGCAACATTGCGTACACAAGCAAACATACTTTTAAAGAATACTTTGATATTATTGTCTATGCTTGCCCTTCCCATGCTGTAAACAATATTCTTAGCAAGCTAGAACTCAACATGAACGGTCAAACTATTTTTGTCTCAACGGCAAAAGGTATTGATAACACCAGTTTAAAAACAGTCAGTCAAAGTCTTGTTGATCTATATGGTATGGATTGGCTCAAAAATTACTTTGCAACCCTTTCTGGGCCAAGTTTTGCACATGACGTTATTCGTCAAAAACCAACAGCTGTTACCGTAGCTACCTATAATTATGATACCGCTATTAAAGTACAAGAAGCATTTCATTGCCCAACGTTTCATACATACCGTACAGATGATGTTATTGGGGTAGAATTAGCTGGGGCACTAAAAAATGTTATTGCGATAGCTGCTGGGGTTTGTGATGGCTTAGAACTTGGACCTAGTGCCCGCTCTGCTCTTATCACTAGAGGTTTGGCTGAAATCATTAAAATTGGCTTAGCCCTAGGCGCAAAAGTAGAAACATTCTCTGGCTTAGCTGGTTTAGGTGACTTACTTTTAACTTGTACCAGTGATCTCTCAAGAAATAGGAGAGTAGGAAAAATGATTGCAAGTGGCCTATCTTTACGACAAACCATTAAACAGCTAGGACAAGTGGCTGAAGGAATAAGAACTACTAAATCGGCGTATAAACTCCTTAATCAACATGACATCCAAAGTGTTATTATCAAACAAATTTATTTAGCGATTTATGAAGATAAACCCCTTAAAGATGCATTAAACACAATTTTATACCAAGATGCTGAACAAGAAATTTGA
- the secA gene encoding preprotein translocase subunit SecA → MLANITKKIFGTQNDRDLKAFQPIVDQINVLEPQMLALSDEALKAKTQQFKEHLAQIENEDKRIAELDNILPQVFAVCREAGRRALGMRHFDVQLIGGIALHQGKIAEMRTGEGKTLVATLPVYLNALLGKGVHVVTVNDYLAKRDSEWMGRLYTFLGLTVGNVVNGMMDDERRKAYACDVTYGQNNEFGFDYLRDNMKYRLEDYVQREHFFAIVDEVDSILIDEARTPLIISGPTDDSTDKYYVVNKVIPHLTNEKDYTLDEKTKNALLTEQGVAKVEELLKIDNLYAPGHMELVHHVNQALRAHTLFHKDVDYMVKDGEVMIVDEFTGRLMHGRRWSDGLHQAIEAKEGVNIENENQTLASITFQNYFRMFKKLSGMTGTAETEAEEFHKIYKLDVMVIPTNKPIARLDHPDIIYRTEQDKFKYIADDIKEKNVLGQPVLVGTVSIEKSEKLSSYLKRLGVKHNVLNAKQHENEAGIVKHAGQKGQVTIATNMAGRGTDIVLGEGVVDLGGLHIIGTERHESRRIDNQLRGRAGRQGDPGSSRFYLSLEDDLMRIFASDWVQKLLDWAGMKDGEAIEHKMTTKAIENAQRTIEGQNFDIRKHLLKYDDVMNQQRQVIYTQRKAVLGEGAIDKILEDDIETVAEELVIQNTNQSDSKEWDWDSLEENLKRVFNFSDEQVHGVKTGNYKTQEDLRDKLCDEALANLAAKQEEYSSELMDLVKREIKLRTIDGLWKDHLLNMDHLKEAVGWEGYAQKDPLVVYRIKGFEMFSQMLYSISQTSLERIFHVQVDVSEQGNAQGIFAQRSQQRAKAGRGEGIALPNRPKANDTNIHTTVRREGEKVGRNDPCPCGSGKKYKKCHGAD, encoded by the coding sequence ATGTTGGCAAACATCACAAAAAAAATTTTTGGTACGCAAAACGACAGAGATTTAAAAGCTTTTCAACCCATTGTAGATCAAATTAATGTGCTCGAACCGCAAATGCTGGCATTGAGTGATGAAGCATTAAAAGCTAAAACCCAACAATTTAAAGAACATCTTGCTCAGATAGAAAACGAAGACAAGAGAATTGCTGAGTTAGATAACATTTTGCCACAAGTTTTTGCGGTCTGCAGAGAAGCTGGTAGAAGAGCCTTGGGTATGCGTCATTTTGATGTGCAATTGATAGGGGGTATTGCCTTACACCAAGGAAAAATTGCTGAAATGCGCACGGGTGAAGGTAAAACTTTGGTTGCAACGTTACCAGTTTATTTAAATGCTTTGCTGGGCAAAGGTGTGCATGTGGTGACCGTCAATGATTATTTGGCAAAACGTGATTCTGAGTGGATGGGAAGGTTATATACTTTTTTGGGTTTGACAGTTGGTAATGTTGTTAATGGCATGATGGATGATGAACGAAGAAAAGCCTATGCCTGTGATGTAACTTACGGTCAAAACAATGAATTTGGTTTTGATTATCTTAGAGATAATATGAAATATCGTTTGGAAGATTATGTTCAGCGGGAACATTTTTTTGCTATTGTTGATGAAGTCGATTCTATTTTGATTGATGAGGCAAGAACCCCTTTGATTATTTCTGGACCAACAGATGATTCAACCGATAAATATTATGTAGTCAACAAAGTTATTCCACATTTGACCAATGAAAAAGACTATACACTAGATGAAAAAACCAAGAATGCTTTATTGACAGAGCAAGGGGTTGCTAAAGTTGAAGAGCTATTAAAAATAGATAATTTATATGCCCCTGGGCATATGGAGTTGGTTCATCATGTTAATCAAGCATTACGGGCACATACCTTATTCCATAAAGATGTAGACTATATGGTTAAAGACGGTGAAGTGATGATTGTTGATGAGTTTACGGGTCGTTTAATGCATGGTAGACGCTGGTCTGATGGTTTGCACCAAGCCATAGAAGCTAAAGAAGGTGTTAATATAGAAAATGAAAACCAAACTCTAGCATCTATTACCTTTCAAAACTACTTTAGAATGTTTAAAAAACTGTCAGGGATGACAGGTACAGCTGAAACAGAAGCGGAAGAGTTTCATAAAATTTATAAGTTAGATGTTATGGTTATTCCAACCAATAAGCCTATTGCGCGTCTTGATCATCCAGATATTATTTATAGAACTGAACAAGATAAGTTTAAATACATTGCAGATGATATCAAAGAGAAAAATGTTTTAGGTCAACCGGTATTGGTAGGTACAGTATCTATTGAAAAGTCAGAAAAACTTTCCAGTTACTTAAAACGATTAGGTGTTAAGCACAATGTTTTAAATGCTAAACAACATGAAAATGAAGCGGGTATTGTAAAACATGCTGGACAAAAAGGACAAGTGACCATAGCAACTAATATGGCAGGGCGCGGTACAGATATTGTCTTGGGTGAAGGCGTCGTTGATTTAGGCGGTTTGCATATTATTGGTACGGAAAGACATGAGTCAAGACGGATTGATAACCAGCTTAGAGGTCGTGCTGGTCGACAAGGTGACCCAGGCTCGTCTCGTTTTTACTTGTCATTAGAAGATGACTTAATGCGTATATTTGCCAGCGATTGGGTGCAAAAGCTGCTTGATTGGGCTGGGATGAAAGATGGTGAAGCCATCGAACATAAAATGACAACCAAGGCTATCGAAAATGCGCAGAGAACCATTGAAGGGCAAAATTTTGATATTCGTAAGCATCTTTTAAAATATGATGATGTGATGAATCAGCAACGGCAAGTCATTTATACCCAACGTAAAGCAGTATTAGGTGAAGGTGCCATAGATAAAATTTTAGAAGATGATATTGAAACGGTTGCTGAAGAATTGGTCATACAAAATACCAACCAAAGTGATAGCAAAGAATGGGATTGGGATAGTTTAGAAGAAAATCTAAAACGAGTTTTCAACTTTAGTGATGAACAGGTGCATGGCGTCAAAACGGGTAATTATAAGACTCAAGAAGATTTGAGAGATAAATTATGCGACGAAGCCTTGGCTAATCTTGCAGCAAAACAAGAAGAATATTCATCTGAGTTGATGGATCTTGTCAAAAGAGAAATTAAATTAAGAACCATTGATGGTTTGTGGAAAGATCATTTGCTTAATATGGACCATCTTAAAGAGGCTGTTGGTTGGGAAGGTTACGCTCAAAAAGATCCTTTAGTGGTTTATAGAATTAAGGGCTTTGAAATGTTTTCACAAATGCTTTATAGTATATCTCAGACAAGTTTAGAGAGAATTTTTCATGTTCAAGTGGATGTATCTGAACAAGGTAATGCACAAGGTATTTTTGCTCAAAGAAGTCAACAAAGAGCTAAAGCTGGACGTGGAGAAGGCATTGCTTTACCCAATAGGCCAAAAGCCAACGATACCAATATACATACTACAGTGCGTAGAGAAGGTGAAAAAGTAGGAAGAAACGATCCTTGTCCATGTGGTTCAGGTAAGAAATACAAAAAATGTCATGGAGCCGATTAG
- a CDS encoding ion channel, with amino-acid sequence MYKKNKKPNARLVYERGKVLPHRPKLNFNKTQAQFLRDPYFYLLDSGWYSYFAFFIMMFISINAMFAGFYCYTDAEISSLDKSNFLQGFFFSVQTFSTVGYGMMSPQNTTANTLVSIQIMVGMLFTAGFTGLFFAKLSKPKVKIMFSKNALIQKQNGQTVLTFRMANQRANAIVMAEMVVNALIDEISAEGEHNRTIKNLKLRRKKTSLFALSWSIYHVIDQDSPLKGLIENKKLHQMIALSAMLTGYDGTQSQTIYKNHFYYPEDIIFDAYFEDIIEMNDLHELSVRYENFHQIKSTKSDGINKGDLKP; translated from the coding sequence ATGTACAAGAAAAACAAGAAGCCAAATGCGCGTTTGGTATATGAGCGGGGAAAGGTTTTACCGCATCGTCCAAAGTTAAACTTTAATAAGACACAAGCTCAATTTTTGCGTGACCCATATTTTTATTTACTAGATTCTGGCTGGTACAGCTATTTTGCTTTTTTTATAATGATGTTTATTTCTATCAATGCAATGTTTGCAGGTTTTTATTGTTATACAGATGCAGAAATTTCAAGCTTGGATAAGAGTAACTTTCTACAAGGTTTCTTTTTCAGTGTGCAAACCTTTTCAACTGTTGGTTATGGTATGATGTCTCCACAAAATACAACTGCAAATACACTGGTTTCCATTCAAATTATGGTTGGTATGTTGTTTACTGCAGGGTTTACCGGGTTATTTTTTGCCAAGCTATCAAAACCTAAAGTTAAAATAATGTTCAGTAAAAATGCCTTGATTCAGAAGCAAAATGGTCAAACTGTTTTAACCTTCAGGATGGCCAATCAAAGAGCCAATGCAATTGTGATGGCTGAGATGGTAGTTAACGCCTTGATTGATGAAATCAGTGCAGAAGGCGAACATAATAGAACCATTAAAAATTTGAAGTTAAGAAGAAAAAAAACTTCTTTGTTTGCCTTGTCATGGAGTATTTATCATGTGATAGATCAAGATAGTCCATTAAAGGGCTTAATTGAGAATAAAAAATTGCACCAAATGATTGCTTTGTCAGCAATGCTTACAGGTTATGACGGAACCCAGTCTCAAACTATTTATAAAAACCACTTTTATTATCCTGAAGATATAATTTTTGATGCTTACTTTGAAGATATCATTGAAATGAATGATTTACATGAGTTAAGTGTCAGATATGAAAACTTTCATCAGATTAAGTCAACAAAAAGTGATGGTATTAACAAGGGTGATCTGAAGCCTTAA
- a CDS encoding dienelactone hydrolase family protein yields the protein MKQSIFLSVLLSFSTFFMPELQAMADKAAVADKGIETEKIKYSWDDQEFHGYLAKPKKIKNHTPAILIVHEWWGHNEYAQKRARMLAEEGYIALAIDMYGDGARADHPSEAGKMASKVSGNIDLMKKRFTAGMKILSSQAMVDREKIAALGYCFGGGVVLQMARERLPLTAVISYHGSLATNSPVNNKEDMPNILVFHGSDDSLISKEDLENFKQEMNAAQANYKVVEFSGAKHAFTNPEATKLGEKFSLPLAYDEEADQRSWQESLAFLKDVFTQAKQKTVKAKVVKKNNKEENQGKNEDKQETPEEEKKEVESTSDKPQE from the coding sequence ATGAAGCAATCTATTTTTCTATCTGTTCTTTTAAGTTTTAGTACTTTTTTTATGCCTGAATTGCAAGCAATGGCAGACAAAGCCGCTGTGGCTGATAAAGGAATTGAAACAGAAAAAATTAAATACTCTTGGGATGATCAAGAGTTTCACGGATATTTGGCTAAGCCAAAAAAAATAAAAAATCATACACCGGCTATTTTAATTGTGCATGAATGGTGGGGGCATAATGAATATGCTCAAAAAAGAGCGAGAATGTTAGCAGAAGAAGGATATATTGCCCTAGCTATTGATATGTATGGTGATGGAGCACGGGCTGATCACCCATCTGAAGCAGGTAAGATGGCTTCAAAAGTAAGTGGTAATATAGATCTAATGAAAAAAAGATTCACTGCGGGTATGAAGATTCTCTCATCTCAAGCCATGGTGGATAGAGAGAAAATTGCAGCCTTAGGTTATTGTTTTGGGGGCGGGGTTGTTTTACAAATGGCTCGGGAGCGTCTACCTCTGACAGCGGTTATTAGTTACCATGGAAGTTTAGCGACCAACAGTCCAGTTAATAATAAAGAAGATATGCCAAACATTTTAGTATTTCATGGTAGTGATGATTCATTGATTAGCAAGGAAGATCTGGAAAATTTTAAACAAGAAATGAACGCTGCACAAGCCAATTATAAAGTGGTAGAGTTTTCGGGCGCTAAACATGCTTTTACCAACCCTGAAGCAACAAAACTAGGTGAAAAATTTTCTTTACCATTAGCCTATGATGAAGAGGCAGATCAGCGGTCTTGGCAAGAGAGTTTAGCTTTTTTAAAGGATGTTTTTACGCAAGCAAAACAAAAAACAGTCAAAGCCAAAGTAGTGAAAAAAAATAATAAGGAAGAAAATCAGGGAAAAAATGAAGATAAACAAGAGACCCCTGAAGAAGAAAAAAAAGAAGTAGAGTCAACAAGCGATAAGCCTCAAGAGTAG
- a CDS encoding Stp1/IreP family PP2C-type Ser/Thr phosphatase, whose product MKIVSCGITDIGQKRQRNEDSYLLNDELKLYVVADGMGGHVGGEFASRIAVKTVEDIIKGDDRKFSGVEENTYLDSEPPKATDDSKQERLRDAITRAGCMIAQKAQEEPELRGMGTTTTVAYFDEGKAYFAHVGDSRAYCIRNKKISQITEDHSLVHEQLKSGLITEEEAKNHQLKNIITRSVGVQEEVETDTIVWKVQKNDIYLLCSDGLSNMLSNKEMQDIVSSTDTETASRALVDLANERGGDDNISVILIRIDEL is encoded by the coding sequence ATGAAAATTGTTTCGTGCGGCATAACGGATATTGGCCAAAAACGCCAACGCAATGAAGATAGCTACTTACTGAATGATGAGCTAAAGCTTTATGTAGTTGCTGATGGTATGGGCGGTCACGTTGGTGGTGAGTTTGCCAGTAGAATAGCTGTAAAGACAGTAGAAGATATTATTAAAGGGGATGATCGTAAATTTTCTGGTGTTGAAGAAAACACCTATCTTGATAGTGAACCTCCAAAAGCTACAGATGATTCTAAACAAGAACGTTTAAGAGATGCGATTACTCGGGCTGGCTGCATGATTGCACAAAAAGCACAAGAAGAACCGGAACTAAGAGGGATGGGAACCACTACAACAGTGGCCTATTTTGATGAAGGCAAGGCTTACTTTGCACATGTTGGAGATAGTAGAGCTTACTGTATCCGCAATAAGAAGATATCTCAAATCACTGAAGATCATTCTTTGGTTCACGAGCAATTAAAAAGTGGTTTAATCACTGAAGAAGAGGCAAAAAACCACCAATTAAAAAATATCATAACTCGATCTGTAGGCGTGCAAGAAGAGGTAGAAACTGATACAATAGTGTGGAAGGTGCAAAAGAATGATATTTACCTCCTGTGCTCGGATGGTTTATCAAACATGTTAAGTAACAAAGAAATGCAAGATATTGTGTCGTCAACAGATACGGAAACGGCGTCAAGAGCCCTAGTAGACTTGGCTAACGAACGTGGTGGTGATGATAATATTAGTGTTATTTTAATTAGAATAGATGAACTATAA